The following proteins come from a genomic window of Patescibacteria group bacterium:
- a CDS encoding cation transporter codes for MKGHFINCPDPTDCWCEVRRLSRVLWITLAILIFEIIGAIVSNSLALFADAGHVFGDSTAIVVTLLAAVLVRFGAQAKRVRNVAFWINIGLLFLIVIWIVFEAIKRFENPNEIISSVMIVVAFIGGVGNYWQHHVLEGAASEHKHHAHRALSFHVISDLIQSVVVVIGGILIWISGWILIDPLLSIGIACWIVYRTFQLVFNSYDETDNT; via the coding sequence ATGAAGGGGCACTTTATTAACTGCCCTGACCCTACCGATTGTTGGTGTGAGGTCAGACGGCTTTCCCGGGTACTGTGGATTACTCTCGCAATTCTTATCTTTGAAATCATTGGTGCAATTGTCTCGAATAGCCTTGCATTATTTGCTGATGCAGGACATGTATTCGGCGACAGTACTGCCATCGTGGTAACACTTTTGGCTGCTGTGCTCGTCAGATTCGGTGCTCAAGCGAAACGTGTACGCAATGTCGCCTTTTGGATTAATATTGGACTCTTGTTCCTAATTGTGATCTGGATAGTGTTTGAAGCAATCAAACGCTTTGAGAATCCAAATGAGATAATAAGTTCGGTGATGATTGTTGTCGCCTTCATCGGTGGTGTTGGTAACTACTGGCAACACCATGTCCTTGAAGGTGCGGCAAGCGAGCACAAACACCATGCACATCGCGCTCTGTCTTTTCATGTAATCTCCGATCTCATACAAAGTGTTGTAGTGGTCATAGGAGGTATTCTCATCTGGATAAGTGGTTGGATCCTAATAGACCCACTGCTTTCTATTGGAATTGCATGTTGGATTGTATATCGTACTTTTCAACTTGTATTTAATTCGTATGACGAAACTGATAACACATAA
- a CDS encoding cob(I)yrinic acid a,c-diamide adenosyltransferase — MLYTRKGDYGKTGTFGSEKRISKSSVLLEALGTMDEMNSFLGLCKVSTKESGFKLGRTPLHEIVHAVQKNLFIIQAELAGADKTIDEKKVKALESIVDATEKELQPITTFFISGGTELAARFDFARTLTRRAERRVVAVNENTEQKIGEHTLAYLNRLSSLFYTLARLSNHLSGITEESPDYK, encoded by the coding sequence ATGCTCTACACACGGAAAGGTGATTATGGAAAAACAGGCACATTCGGTAGTGAAAAGAGAATCTCAAAAAGTTCTGTACTTTTGGAAGCCCTAGGAACGATGGACGAGATGAATTCATTCTTGGGTTTATGCAAAGTGTCCACAAAAGAATCCGGATTCAAACTCGGCAGGACACCACTCCACGAGATAGTGCACGCAGTTCAGAAAAATCTGTTCATTATTCAAGCAGAGCTTGCTGGTGCGGATAAGACTATAGATGAGAAGAAAGTAAAAGCACTAGAGAGTATTGTGGATGCGACAGAGAAAGAACTTCAGCCTATAACAACATTCTTTATTTCAGGAGGTACTGAGCTTGCGGCGCGCTTTGATTTTGCGCGAACACTCACGCGCCGCGCTGAAAGGCGAGTCGTTGCAGTAAATGAAAATACCGAGCAGAAAATAGGCGAGCACACACTCGCATACCTCAATCGACTTTCGAGTTTATTCTATACACTAGCTAGACTTAGTAACCATCTCTCTGGTATAACTGAAGAGTCTCCGGATTATAAATAG
- the rplS gene encoding 50S ribosomal protein L19 — protein MVGVKISPVNMEDRKKLGIRAGDTIRVWQKIQEKDKTRLQAFEGLVLATKHGSEPGATFTVRRVASGVGMEKIFPLYSPMIDKIEIIKRSKVRRSKLYYIREKAAKEIKRQMRHMTMVNLSTSSQKDDEAEEEPAEDVVTNEDGEAPEQTEENPKEKEDNPKTGGDTDAEADKKE, from the coding sequence ATGGTTGGCGTTAAAATCTCTCCTGTAAATATGGAGGATCGGAAAAAACTCGGCATTCGTGCCGGAGACACAATTCGTGTGTGGCAGAAAATACAGGAAAAAGACAAAACAAGACTTCAAGCATTTGAAGGACTTGTGCTCGCGACTAAGCACGGCAGTGAGCCAGGGGCAACGTTTACAGTGCGTAGGGTTGCAAGCGGTGTTGGAATGGAGAAAATTTTCCCACTATATTCTCCTATGATAGATAAAATTGAGATTATAAAGCGTTCAAAAGTGCGTCGGTCAAAACTCTACTATATTCGTGAAAAAGCGGCTAAGGAAATCAAGCGCCAGATGCGTCACATGACCATGGTCAATCTTTCAACTTCGTCACAAAAGGACGATGAAGCAGAAGAAGAGCCAGCTGAAGATGTGGTTACAAATGAAGATGGAGAGGCACCAGAGCAAACTGAAGAAAATCCGAAAGAGAAAGAAGACAATCCCAAAACAGGTGGAGATACGGATGCAGAAGCAGACAAGAAAGAGTAA
- a CDS encoding RluA family pseudouridine synthase encodes MSVINIIYEDDDVLVVNKPSGLVVHSDGKTKEITLSDWAVSHYPQIKGVGESLILSDGTTVERHGIVHRLDRETSGVMVLAKNQEAFLFLKNQFEKREIKKIYNAFVYGKLKEKEGTIDKPIARSSSDFRKWSAQEGMRGKEREAVTSYTVLEDCADASFVEITPTTGRTHQIRVHFKAINHPLVCDSLYAPKRKCLFGFDRLALHARILTTSLPKGGTATLEAELPNDFKTALTELAKLKQSI; translated from the coding sequence ATGTCTGTAATAAATATTATTTATGAAGACGACGATGTGCTTGTTGTAAACAAACCTTCTGGTCTTGTGGTGCATTCGGATGGGAAAACAAAAGAAATCACGCTAAGCGACTGGGCTGTTTCACACTACCCACAGATAAAAGGAGTCGGTGAATCCCTAATACTCAGTGACGGCACTACAGTAGAGCGTCACGGCATTGTGCATCGATTAGACCGAGAGACTTCAGGTGTTATGGTGCTCGCTAAAAATCAGGAAGCATTTTTGTTTCTCAAAAATCAATTTGAAAAAAGAGAAATAAAGAAAATATACAATGCATTTGTATATGGAAAACTGAAAGAAAAGGAAGGAACAATAGACAAACCGATTGCAAGAAGCTCAAGCGATTTTCGCAAATGGTCTGCACAAGAGGGAATGCGGGGAAAAGAAAGAGAAGCAGTCACATCCTACACTGTTCTCGAAGATTGTGCGGACGCATCATTTGTTGAAATTACTCCCACGACAGGAAGGACTCACCAGATACGGGTACATTTCAAAGCAATAAATCACCCACTTGTATGTGACAGTCTTTATGCTCCCAAACGCAAATGTTTATTTGGTTTTGACAGACTTGCACTTCATGCTCGCATACTGACCACGTCTCTTCCTAAAGGAGGCACTGCAACACTTGAAGCAGAACTACCCAATGATTTTAAAACTGCGCTCACAGAACTCGCAAAGCTCAAACAGAGCATATAA